In the [Clostridium] colinum genome, one interval contains:
- a CDS encoding ribbon-helix-helix domain-containing protein, protein MATDKPRYSITVDEELFKAIEDFRFNNRFSTRNQATIELIKKGLESLKKEKSNN, encoded by the coding sequence ATGGCTACTGATAAACCACGATACTCAATAACAGTTGATGAAGAACTTTTTAAAGCAATTGAAGATTTTAGATTTAATAATCGCTTTTCTACCAGAAATCAAGCCACTATTGAATTAATTAAAAAAGGACTTGAAAGTTTAAAGAAAGAAAAGTCTAATAATTAG
- a CDS encoding ribbon-helix-helix domain-containing protein produces MKSKRMTVTLLPEWEEELDTLKKESFYNTSKSELIRYLIKTGLNQIKKERIK; encoded by the coding sequence ATGAAATCTAAAAGAATGACAGTTACTCTTTTGCCAGAATGGGAAGAAGAATTAGACACTTTAAAAAAAGAAAGTTTTTATAACACTTCCAAATCTGAATTAATTAGATATCTAATTAAAACTGGTTTAAATCAAATAAAGAAAGAAAGGATAAAATAG
- a CDS encoding phage antirepressor, whose translation MNNIELFKNENFGEVRTLLINDEVWFVGKDVAEALGYKEPNKAITKHIDEDDRIKYPITDNLGRAQETWLINESGLYSLILSSKLPQAKEFKRWVTNEILPSIRKHGGYLTPQKIEEVLLNPDTLIQLATTLKEEKEKNATLTLVNKQQEQIINELQPKATYYDLILQCPDLLSVTQIAKDYGMSGTRLNKKLNELGIQYKHRETWLLYAKYQDKGYTSSTTHDYVDSKGTIRSRLQTYWTQKGRLFVYEQLKRINILPLIEKENIKDAI comes from the coding sequence ATGAACAACATAGAACTATTTAAAAACGAAAATTTTGGAGAAGTTAGAACTTTATTAATTAATGATGAAGTTTGGTTTGTCGGTAAAGATGTAGCAGAGGCTTTAGGATATAAAGAACCTAATAAAGCAATTACAAAACACATTGATGAAGATGATAGGATAAAATATCCTATCACGGATAACTTAGGAAGAGCACAAGAAACTTGGCTAATAAACGAAAGTGGTTTATATTCCCTTATCTTATCAAGTAAATTACCACAAGCAAAAGAATTTAAACGTTGGGTAACAAATGAGATTTTACCTAGCATAAGAAAACACGGTGGGTATTTAACGCCACAAAAGATAGAAGAAGTTTTATTAAATCCTGATACACTAATACAGTTAGCTACAACATTAAAAGAAGAAAAAGAAAAAAATGCAACATTAACACTTGTAAACAAACAACAAGAACAAATAATAAACGAATTGCAACCTAAAGCTACATACTATGATTTAATCTTACAATGTCCAGATTTATTATCTGTAACACAAATAGCTAAAGATTATGGAATGAGTGGGACAAGGTTAAATAAAAAGCTAAATGAGTTAGGTATTCAATATAAACATAGAGAAACTTGGTTACTTTATGCAAAATATCAAGATAAAGGATATACAAGTTCCACAACACACGATTATGTGGATAGTAAAGGCACTATTCGTTCAAGATTACAAACTTATTGGACACAAAAAGGTAGATTATTTGTATATGAACAACTAAAAAGAATTAATATCTTACCTTTAATTGAAAAAGAAAATATAAAAGATGCTATTTAA